The following proteins are encoded in a genomic region of bacterium:
- the jag gene encoding RNA-binding cell elongation regulator Jag/EloR, with the protein MKSAEGSGRTVEEAIRDALRVLGARREDVDLMVLDEGSRGVLGLGSRSARVRLTLLSAVEEGDDEVPVAPPTPTAPPGERGELAERIVSSLMEAMGFRATLEAREESEVVHVSITGPDLAPLIGRRGQTLEALDLLVNLIVAHRYGRRVPVIVDVERYRERRREVLQDIAWRFAERVRRTSRPVTLKPMSAAERRIIHTTLSEDGSVTTHSEGEEPDRCVVITPRGSSSPVQPGRSRAHPADDARQ; encoded by the coding sequence GTGAAATCGGCCGAGGGCTCGGGGCGGACCGTCGAAGAGGCGATCAGGGACGCGCTTCGGGTGCTCGGAGCGCGGCGGGAAGACGTCGATCTGATGGTGCTCGACGAGGGGAGCCGTGGGGTGCTGGGGTTGGGATCGCGCAGCGCCCGCGTTCGGCTCACGCTGCTGTCGGCGGTGGAGGAGGGTGACGATGAGGTCCCCGTGGCGCCCCCGACGCCGACGGCTCCTCCCGGGGAACGCGGGGAGCTTGCCGAGCGCATCGTCTCCTCGCTGATGGAGGCGATGGGCTTCCGGGCGACGCTCGAGGCGCGTGAGGAAAGCGAGGTCGTCCACGTTTCGATCACCGGTCCGGATCTCGCCCCGCTGATCGGCCGGCGCGGACAAACCTTGGAGGCCCTGGATCTCCTCGTCAACCTGATCGTGGCCCACCGCTACGGCAGACGGGTGCCGGTGATCGTCGATGTCGAGCGGTATCGGGAGCGGCGGCGGGAAGTGCTGCAGGACATAGCGTGGCGCTTTGCCGAGCGCGTGCGCCGGACCAGCCGCCCGGTGACACTGAAGCCGATGTCGGCAGCCGAGCGGAGGATAATCCACACCACGCTCTCCGAAGATGGGAGCGTCACCACGCACAGCGAAGGGGAAGAGCCGGATCGCTGCGTGGTGATCACGCCACGCGGATCCTCCTCGCCGGTCCAACCGGGTCGGTCCCGGGCCCACCCCGCCGACGACGCCAGGCAGTAG
- the yidD gene encoding membrane protein insertion efficiency factor YidD, translating to MSAIRFYRRWISPYTPPACRFYPSCSEYALEAVQRYGLFRGGWLALRRLCRCHPFHPGGYDPVPRE from the coding sequence ATCAGCGCGATCCGCTTCTATCGGCGGTGGATCTCTCCGTACACCCCCCCTGCGTGCCGATTTTACCCATCCTGCTCCGAATACGCTCTGGAAGCGGTACAGCGGTACGGCTTGTTTCGGGGCGGCTGGTTGGCCCTCCGACGGCTCTGTCGCTGTCACCCGTTCCACCCGGGCGGGTACGATCCGGTGCCGAGGGAATAG
- the dnaN gene encoding DNA polymerase III subunit beta, which produces MRVQCLQDHLLREVQVVSRAISNRASMPILSNILLDAGGGKLKVSATDLELGIESQISADVTENGSITLPARIFGDIVSNLPVASVNIDVGEGDTRARISCENIKFEILGLPAADFPVMPQDGGEIIAQIDAGLMRTMIRQTSFAVSTDETRPFLTGVYLVLEDGDGRLVATDGGRLALRKMKLPGKVKGKISAIVPSKTMAELVRVLGGAEDQVTIASHENQLLFTVGGMRFISRLIAGQFPPYEKVIPSEFKQRIKVGTERLLRAVRRASITARDSANVVRLSAAERTLTVSSNTPEVGKAQEEIDVQAEGETMQVAFNAKFLLDALINMDVPEVMFELTGSLSPGVLRPVDHAEYVYVLAPVRVYG; this is translated from the coding sequence ATGCGGGTCCAGTGTCTTCAGGATCACCTCCTCAGAGAAGTCCAAGTGGTGAGTAGAGCAATATCTAATCGAGCTAGTATGCCTATACTTAGTAATATCCTACTAGATGCGGGCGGGGGAAAATTAAAGGTCAGCGCCACTGATTTGGAATTGGGGATCGAGTCACAAATCAGTGCTGATGTTACAGAGAACGGGAGTATTACGCTTCCGGCAAGGATCTTTGGGGATATAGTTTCCAACCTTCCCGTGGCTTCGGTGAACATCGATGTGGGTGAGGGGGACACACGGGCCCGTATCAGCTGCGAGAATATCAAATTTGAGATTTTGGGACTTCCCGCTGCTGACTTCCCGGTGATGCCCCAAGATGGGGGAGAAATTATCGCGCAAATTGATGCCGGGTTGATGCGGACGATGATTCGGCAGACGAGTTTTGCTGTATCGACCGACGAGACCCGGCCGTTTCTCACCGGGGTGTACTTGGTGTTGGAGGACGGCGATGGCCGGTTGGTGGCAACGGACGGAGGACGGTTGGCGTTGAGGAAAATGAAACTTCCGGGAAAGGTCAAAGGCAAGATCTCGGCGATCGTCCCCAGCAAAACCATGGCGGAGCTCGTGCGCGTTTTGGGGGGCGCCGAGGATCAAGTTACCATCGCGTCGCACGAAAACCAGTTGTTGTTTACAGTGGGGGGAATGCGGTTTATCTCTCGGTTGATCGCCGGGCAGTTTCCGCCCTACGAGAAGGTGATTCCGTCCGAGTTTAAGCAGCGGATTAAGGTGGGGACCGAGCGATTGTTGCGTGCGGTGCGCCGCGCGAGCATTACGGCTCGCGATTCCGCCAACGTCGTTCGGTTGAGCGCTGCGGAGCGCACATTGACCGTCAGTTCCAACACTCCGGAGGTTGGGAAAGCACAAGAAGAAATTGATGTGCAAGCGGAGGGAGAGACGATGCAGGTGGCGTTTAACGCCAAGTTTCTCCTCGATGCTTTGATCAATATGGACGTTCCTGAAGTGATGTTCGAACTGACGGGATCACTGAGCCCTGGGGTGTTGCGGCCCGTCGATCATGCGGAGTACGTCTACGTGTTGGCTCCGGTGAGGGTTTACGGATAG
- the recF gene encoding DNA replication/repair protein RecF, whose translation MWLADLRLRDFRNYQTVDLSFEPGTVLLVGPNAQGKTNLLEAIYTAALGRSPRAGRDVEVIRFGCDRAYARAVAQGARTDVLEVAIDRATGGRRNKVNGVAVGRGQLLGRLVVVLAGPLDDEVIRGAPAHRRRVMDAALSQVSPSYFFALTRYIRVVKQRNQLLREASAGAALGSWDDQVVELGAVLIERRRRFVERLGERAAVRHARLAGGAERLGITYLGAVDAGDERSALARALVARRAEEIRRGTSLVGPHRDDLRLEINGVDVRTYGSRGQHHTAALSLRLAEVDLLREELGEWPVVLLDDVLAHLDASRQALLLREVEGPQVLLTHTEFPPAEAVGLRELRVRAGVVVEESRVSAQGSSD comes from the coding sequence TTGTGGCTGGCTGATCTGCGACTGCGGGATTTTCGAAATTATCAAACGGTCGACCTGTCGTTTGAGCCGGGGACCGTGTTGCTCGTGGGTCCGAACGCTCAGGGAAAGACCAACCTGCTGGAAGCGATTTATACGGCGGCGCTCGGGCGAAGCCCGCGGGCCGGTCGAGACGTTGAGGTTATCCGGTTTGGCTGCGATCGGGCCTACGCGCGCGCCGTCGCCCAGGGGGCGCGGACCGACGTCCTGGAGGTGGCGATTGATCGGGCGACGGGGGGTCGGCGAAACAAGGTAAACGGCGTGGCGGTGGGCCGCGGGCAGTTGCTCGGTCGGTTGGTGGTGGTTCTGGCGGGCCCGCTGGACGATGAAGTGATCCGCGGGGCCCCGGCACACCGACGGCGGGTGATGGATGCGGCGTTGAGCCAGGTCAGCCCGTCGTATTTTTTTGCGTTGACGCGGTACATTCGCGTGGTGAAGCAGCGAAATCAGCTCCTGCGCGAGGCGTCGGCAGGAGCTGCGCTGGGTTCGTGGGACGACCAAGTTGTTGAGCTGGGAGCGGTGTTGATCGAGCGGCGTCGGCGGTTCGTGGAACGATTGGGCGAGCGGGCTGCGGTGCGGCACGCCCGGCTGGCAGGAGGCGCGGAGCGGCTGGGGATTACCTACCTGGGGGCCGTGGACGCGGGAGACGAACGGTCAGCGCTGGCGCGGGCGCTGGTCGCGCGCCGTGCCGAGGAGATCCGGCGCGGCACGAGCCTGGTTGGGCCGCACCGGGATGATCTGCGGCTCGAGATCAATGGTGTGGATGTTCGGACATACGGATCGCGCGGGCAGCACCATACGGCCGCTTTGAGCCTGCGGTTGGCAGAGGTGGATCTGTTGCGCGAAGAGCTGGGAGAATGGCCCGTGGTGCTGCTGGATGACGTGCTCGCGCATCTGGACGCGTCGCGGCAGGCGCTATTGCTGCGGGAGGTGGAGGGGCCGCAGGTGTTGTTGACGCACACGGAGTTCCCACCGGCAGAGGCTGTCGGGCTGCGCGAGCTGCGGGTTCGCGCCGGCGTGGTGGTCGAGGAGTCTCGTGTTTCCGCTCAAGGATCTTCTGACTGA
- a CDS encoding DUF721 domain-containing protein has product MFPLKDLLTDALSALMGPRRARQAAVLDAWPEVVGEMHARHAHAAGIRGNVLVVVTDLPALSYELGLRRGDLVDTLNERVGERVIEEIHIVMRPLGAPPGDGHGEAG; this is encoded by the coding sequence GTGTTTCCGCTCAAGGATCTTCTGACTGACGCGCTCAGCGCGCTGATGGGGCCGCGGCGGGCGCGGCAGGCCGCCGTGCTGGATGCGTGGCCGGAGGTGGTGGGTGAGATGCATGCCCGCCACGCGCACGCGGCGGGCATCCGGGGCAACGTGTTGGTGGTGGTCACCGATCTGCCGGCGCTTTCGTACGAGCTTGGTCTGCGTCGCGGGGACTTGGTTGACACGCTGAACGAGCGGGTGGGGGAGCGGGTGATTGAGGAAATTCACATTGTGATGCGCCCCTTGGGGGCGCCGCCGGGAGACGGTCACGGCGAAGCGGGGTGA
- a CDS encoding ATP-binding protein gives MQDFFLRLIAKHKGTPEDISQAPEVRLAVYDTLLSPPQIISLSAEDFNELVGELAARTYNFARERGGRIPFVVIREIMENLIHAFFEDAVVTVMDNGNTIRISDHGPGIKEKERALLPGFTTATREMRQFIKGVGSGFPVAREQLAFLGGAISIEDNLEQGTVVTLHVGPPQAAAQTEPSRPATKPDPIPPRTSDRQRKVLLLINELGSAGPSTIAKELGISASTAYRELDALQTLQLVAMRGLGKRTLTEQGIAYLDNVFKP, from the coding sequence ATGCAGGATTTCTTCCTGCGGCTCATTGCGAAGCACAAGGGGACGCCGGAGGATATAAGCCAAGCGCCAGAGGTGCGCCTGGCGGTTTACGACACGCTGCTCTCGCCGCCCCAGATCATCTCTCTCTCCGCGGAGGATTTCAACGAGCTTGTGGGAGAGCTTGCAGCACGGACCTATAACTTCGCCCGCGAACGCGGGGGGCGGATCCCGTTTGTCGTCATCAGAGAGATTATGGAAAACCTGATCCATGCTTTCTTCGAGGATGCCGTCGTCACCGTGATGGACAACGGCAACACGATCCGCATCTCCGATCACGGCCCAGGCATCAAAGAAAAGGAACGCGCACTCTTACCGGGGTTCACCACCGCGACCAGGGAGATGCGGCAGTTCATCAAGGGTGTAGGATCCGGATTTCCTGTGGCGCGTGAACAACTCGCGTTTCTCGGCGGCGCCATCTCGATCGAGGATAATCTCGAACAGGGCACCGTGGTCACCCTTCACGTCGGACCCCCACAGGCCGCCGCCCAGACCGAACCTTCGCGCCCCGCGACCAAGCCCGACCCGATCCCGCCCAGAACCAGCGACCGCCAACGTAAAGTACTCCTCCTGATCAACGAACTGGGGTCGGCCGGCCCCTCAACCATCGCCAAGGAATTGGGCATTAGTGCCAGCACCGCCTACCGCGAACTCGACGCTCTCCAAACGCTCCAATTGGTGGCGATGCGCGGTCTCGGGAAACGCACCCTTACCGAACAAGGCATCGCGTACTTGGATAACGTGTTCAAGCCATAA
- a CDS encoding YidC/Oxa1 family membrane protein insertase produces MNQVFGPLFSAITEALHRILQVFYGFSHDYTIAIILLTLAVKLVLHPLTRTQLRSMKRMQIVAPHIEVLRRKHKDDPKALNQEIMGLYRAHNVNPMMGCLPMLVQMPVFIALWRMLYVRGLFGGNAAVFGIPWIRLDEVPNLGKILTAAAAGHPEQFVLLIFPVLVGVTMFFQQRMSITDPQQARMFIFMPIMMAYFATIYPIGVSVYMITSTTAYIGEYLLVVGAPPASSTAPPKSQAVAQTAKGDGRRVSGPEPRGKKGAKGA; encoded by the coding sequence GTGAACCAGGTATTCGGCCCGCTTTTTAGTGCGATCACCGAGGCGCTTCACCGCATCCTGCAGGTGTTCTATGGATTCTCCCACGACTACACGATTGCCATCATCCTCCTGACCCTGGCGGTCAAGTTGGTGCTGCACCCCCTCACCCGAACACAGTTGCGCTCGATGAAGCGCATGCAGATCGTCGCCCCCCACATCGAAGTGCTGCGGCGAAAGCACAAAGATGATCCGAAGGCCCTCAACCAGGAAATCATGGGGCTCTACCGCGCACACAACGTCAACCCTATGATGGGCTGTCTGCCCATGCTCGTCCAGATGCCGGTCTTCATCGCGCTGTGGCGAATGCTCTACGTGCGTGGCCTCTTTGGTGGGAACGCGGCGGTTTTTGGCATCCCCTGGATTCGGTTGGACGAAGTCCCGAACCTTGGGAAGATCCTCACCGCCGCGGCGGCGGGGCATCCCGAGCAGTTCGTGCTGCTGATTTTTCCGGTGCTCGTGGGAGTCACGATGTTCTTTCAGCAGCGGATGAGCATTACCGATCCGCAGCAGGCTCGAATGTTCATCTTCATGCCGATCATGATGGCCTACTTCGCCACCATTTACCCGATCGGCGTGTCGGTATACATGATCACGTCGACCACTGCATATATTGGGGAGTACCTTCTGGTGGTGGGCGCTCCGCCGGCATCTTCGACGGCCCCACCGAAGTCCCAGGCGGTGGCGCAGACCGCCAAGGGGGATGGGCGCCGGGTTTCCGGACCTGAGCCGCGGGGGAAGAAGGGGGCAAAGGGCGCGTGA
- the dnaA gene encoding chromosomal replication initiator protein DnaA, which translates to MESQNLAASQVWQQALPRIERQLNRPSFEAFLKAMQPMMLDQGVFVFSVPSLFAKEWVEGRYRRLISDTLQEVLRHGVDVQFIIAEADAQASPPLVPTPPPVSTRSTPVDALAINPKYTFDTFVIGSGNRFAHAAALAVAEAPAKAYNPLFIYGGVGLGKTHLLQAIGNYVLTHKQLAKVMYVSSEKFTNDLINSIRDDKTVQFRNKYRTADVLLIDDIQFLAGKERTQEEFFHTFNALHESSRQLIISSDRPPREIPTLEDRLRSRFEWGLIADIHPPDYETRIAILRKKADLDAITLPDEVAQFIAQRISSNIRELEGALSRLRAHAQMTGTSLSIELATEVLRDLLPQARIRPVTIPAIQRAVAEFFGMRVEEMKAKRRTKGIAFPRQVAMYLSRELTDASLPRIGEEFGGRDHTTVMHACDRVKSAILQDTHLAAGIKGLVDNFRLERQNPVDK; encoded by the coding sequence ATGGAATCCCAGAACCTCGCTGCCAGTCAAGTCTGGCAGCAAGCACTGCCAAGAATCGAACGACAGCTCAACAGACCGAGCTTCGAAGCGTTCCTAAAGGCTATGCAGCCCATGATGCTGGACCAGGGCGTCTTCGTTTTCTCGGTCCCGAGCTTGTTCGCGAAGGAATGGGTGGAGGGCCGATACCGGCGGCTGATCTCGGACACCCTCCAGGAAGTACTCAGGCACGGCGTGGATGTGCAATTTATCATCGCCGAGGCCGACGCACAAGCTTCCCCTCCGCTTGTCCCGACCCCACCTCCGGTTTCGACCCGGTCGACTCCCGTAGACGCCCTAGCCATTAACCCCAAATATACGTTCGATACATTCGTTATCGGCAGCGGCAACCGCTTCGCGCACGCTGCCGCGCTCGCGGTTGCCGAAGCCCCCGCCAAAGCTTACAACCCCTTGTTCATCTACGGAGGAGTCGGACTGGGAAAAACCCATCTCCTCCAAGCGATCGGCAACTATGTCCTCACCCACAAGCAATTAGCGAAGGTCATGTACGTGTCGTCCGAAAAATTTACCAACGACCTCATCAATTCCATCAGAGACGACAAAACAGTCCAGTTCCGCAACAAGTACCGCACCGCCGACGTGCTGCTTATCGACGACATTCAATTCCTGGCGGGGAAAGAACGGACACAAGAAGAGTTCTTCCACACCTTCAACGCCCTCCACGAATCCAGCCGGCAGCTCATCATCAGCAGCGACCGGCCGCCACGGGAGATCCCGACGCTCGAAGATCGCCTGCGCTCAAGGTTCGAATGGGGGCTGATCGCCGATATCCACCCACCGGACTACGAAACGCGGATCGCGATCCTCAGGAAAAAAGCCGATCTGGACGCCATTACCCTCCCGGATGAAGTCGCCCAGTTCATTGCCCAGCGCATCTCCTCGAACATCCGCGAGCTCGAAGGAGCGCTGAGCCGCCTTCGCGCGCACGCACAAATGACGGGAACTTCATTGTCCATCGAACTCGCCACCGAAGTCCTGCGCGACCTCCTCCCACAGGCACGAATCCGGCCGGTGACCATCCCCGCGATCCAGCGGGCCGTGGCCGAGTTCTTTGGCATGCGGGTTGAAGAAATGAAAGCCAAGCGGCGCACGAAAGGGATCGCGTTTCCAAGACAGGTCGCCATGTACCTGTCGCGCGAGCTCACCGACGCCTCCCTTCCACGAATTGGCGAAGAGTTCGGCGGTCGAGATCACACCACCGTGATGCACGCCTGTGACCGGGTCAAGAGCGCGATCCTCCAGGATACGCACCTCGCGGCTGGCATCAAGGGTCTTGTTGATAACTTCCGCCTTGAGCGTCAAAACCCCGTGGACAAATGA
- a CDS encoding DUF370 domain-containing protein: MYLHLGGDVVVPIREIIGIFDSRLLEGNEDNQRFVEIARTQGRIRSEVPPEGRKAVVVTTSGVYTSAISSLTLQKRVTHVQWGLQDGVSGGLT, encoded by the coding sequence GTGTATTTGCATTTGGGTGGGGACGTCGTGGTCCCGATCCGGGAGATCATCGGGATCTTCGACTCGCGGCTGCTGGAGGGTAACGAGGACAATCAGCGGTTCGTGGAGATCGCGCGCACGCAGGGGCGGATTCGATCCGAGGTTCCCCCGGAGGGGCGCAAAGCGGTGGTGGTCACGACGAGCGGAGTCTACACATCGGCCATCTCGTCCCTGACCCTCCAAAAGCGTGTTACCCACGTGCAGTGGGGTCTCCAGGATGGAGTCAGTGGGGGTTTGACCTAG
- the gyrB gene encoding DNA topoisomerase (ATP-hydrolyzing) subunit B translates to MSDAIYDAQQIQVLEGLEGVRKRPGMYVGSTGSRGLHHLVFEVVDNSVDEALAGYCKRIDVIIHQDNSVTVTDDGRGIPVDVVPKVGKPGVEVVMTMLHAGGKFGGGGYKISGGLHGVGVSVVNALSEWLEVEVHRDGKRYAQRFERGQRANALRTIGKTDRTGTTVTFSPDRKIFVETEYDAKIIAERLDELAYLNAGLMLTLLDERTGGREEFTHKGGITELVRHQNKNKGALGDPITVHRVRDGVEVDAAVQYNTGYLEHVFTYVNTINTIEGGTHLVGFRSALTRSINDYARRQGLLKNGDPSLQGEDVREGLTAVISIKLPEPQFEGQTKTKLGNPEIKGLVESVVGEELAEYFEAHPGDAKKVVAKALQAARAREAARQARDLVRRKNALDISTLPGKLADCAEKDPTKCEIFVVEGESAGGSAKAGRDRQFQAILPIQGKILNVEKARQDKMLGHEEIRALITALGTGISNEFNIDKRRYDRVILMADADVDGAHIRTLLLTFLYRYMPQMIERGKVFIAQPPLYLIKAGKKHFYAYADAERDEITADLTKHNTTFEIQRYKGLAEMNPEQLWETTMNPAKRTLLQVELVRSESNGVDEVDELFKTLMGDEVEPRRQFIQKYAKEVRNLDI, encoded by the coding sequence ATGAGTGACGCCATTTACGACGCACAACAGATTCAGGTTCTCGAGGGGCTGGAGGGCGTCCGCAAGCGGCCCGGGATGTACGTTGGCAGTACCGGAAGTCGGGGTTTGCATCACCTGGTTTTTGAGGTCGTCGACAACAGCGTCGACGAGGCGCTCGCCGGATACTGCAAACGAATCGACGTCATCATCCACCAAGACAACAGTGTCACCGTCACCGACGACGGGCGAGGGATTCCTGTCGATGTCGTCCCCAAGGTTGGGAAACCCGGCGTCGAGGTTGTCATGACCATGCTGCATGCCGGGGGAAAGTTTGGGGGGGGCGGGTACAAGATTTCCGGCGGTCTGCACGGTGTTGGTGTGTCGGTCGTGAACGCGCTCTCCGAGTGGCTCGAGGTCGAGGTGCATCGGGATGGCAAGCGCTACGCGCAGCGCTTCGAGCGCGGGCAGCGGGCGAACGCGCTGCGGACGATCGGGAAAACCGATCGCACGGGAACGACGGTGACCTTTTCTCCGGACCGCAAGATCTTCGTCGAAACGGAGTACGACGCGAAAATCATCGCCGAGCGGTTGGACGAGTTGGCCTACCTCAACGCTGGGTTGATGTTGACGCTGCTGGATGAGCGCACCGGCGGGCGTGAGGAGTTTACGCACAAGGGCGGGATCACGGAGCTCGTCCGCCACCAGAACAAAAACAAGGGTGCGCTGGGTGATCCGATCACCGTGCACCGGGTGCGCGACGGGGTAGAGGTCGACGCCGCCGTTCAGTACAACACCGGGTATTTGGAGCATGTGTTCACATACGTCAACACGATCAACACCATAGAGGGGGGCACCCACCTAGTGGGTTTCCGGTCCGCCCTCACCCGGAGCATTAACGATTACGCCCGTCGGCAGGGGCTCCTCAAGAACGGTGATCCGAGCCTGCAGGGCGAGGACGTCCGTGAGGGGCTGACGGCCGTGATCTCGATCAAGCTCCCCGAGCCGCAGTTCGAGGGGCAAACGAAAACCAAACTCGGCAACCCCGAGATCAAGGGGTTGGTCGAGTCGGTCGTGGGGGAGGAACTCGCGGAGTACTTTGAGGCGCATCCGGGCGATGCGAAGAAGGTGGTCGCCAAGGCCCTCCAGGCGGCTCGCGCCAGGGAGGCGGCCCGCCAGGCGCGTGATCTGGTGCGGCGAAAGAATGCGCTCGATATCAGCACGCTGCCGGGCAAGCTTGCGGACTGCGCGGAAAAGGATCCGACGAAGTGTGAGATCTTTGTGGTCGAGGGGGAATCGGCGGGCGGCAGTGCCAAGGCGGGCCGGGACCGGCAGTTCCAGGCGATCCTGCCGATCCAAGGCAAGATCCTGAACGTCGAAAAGGCGCGGCAGGACAAAATGCTGGGGCACGAGGAGATCCGAGCGTTGATCACGGCGCTCGGTACGGGGATCTCCAACGAGTTCAACATCGATAAGCGACGATACGACCGTGTGATCCTGATGGCGGACGCCGATGTCGACGGCGCGCACATCCGGACGTTGCTGCTGACGTTCCTTTACCGGTACATGCCGCAGATGATTGAGCGCGGGAAGGTGTTCATCGCCCAACCCCCGCTGTACCTGATCAAGGCGGGGAAGAAGCACTTCTACGCCTACGCTGACGCCGAGCGCGACGAAATCACCGCCGATTTGACCAAGCACAACACCACTTTTGAGATTCAACGGTACAAAGGCCTGGCGGAGATGAACCCGGAACAGCTGTGGGAGACGACCATGAACCCGGCGAAGCGTACGCTGCTCCAGGTCGAGCTTGTGCGCAGTGAGTCCAACGGCGTAGACGAAGTTGACGAACTGTTCAAGACGCTGATGGGTGATGAGGTGGAGCCTCGCCGGCAGTTCATTCAGAAGTACGCAAAGGAAGTCCGCAACCTGGATATCTAA
- a CDS encoding RNA-binding S4 domain-containing protein, which translates to MGQVRAPVSLKISTPTITLGEALKWAGIAATGGQAKLLIRGGRVLVNGAVERRRGRQLLVGDCIVVGGQGYRVVAG; encoded by the coding sequence GTGGGACAGGTTCGCGCGCCGGTTTCGCTGAAGATCTCGACACCGACGATTACGCTGGGAGAGGCGCTGAAGTGGGCGGGAATTGCGGCGACCGGCGGGCAGGCTAAGCTGCTCATTCGCGGGGGACGTGTTCTGGTAAACGGGGCGGTCGAGCGGAGACGCGGTCGGCAGTTGTTGGTCGGAGACTGCATCGTGGTGGGCGGACAGGGGTACCGGGTTGTGGCTGGCTGA
- the rpmH gene encoding 50S ribosomal protein L34 — translation MKRTFQPNRRHRSKTHGFRARMRTPGGRNVLRRRRAKGRHRLAPS, via the coding sequence GTGAAGCGGACATTTCAGCCGAATAGACGTCATCGGAGTAAAACGCATGGGTTTCGGGCCAGGATGCGCACCCCGGGCGGGAGAAACGTACTCCGGCGCCGTCGAGCGAAGGGGCGGCATCGGTTGGCGCCGTCGTAG
- the rsmG gene encoding 16S rRNA (guanine(527)-N(7))-methyltransferase RsmG has product MSVGRILQSGGASVGITLSSQQSDILARYVELVLDWRARANLTGVRTQEEGARVLVLDAFGCLVALPQRGSIVDLGSGAGTPGIPIAVARPDVCVVLVEASRKKAGFLEVVLRELELANAEVLQTRAETLGRSPAHRGRHDAVTARALASIPVLAEYALPLLRIGGVAVFLKGSGAAVQARRAAGAVAILGGEVQAEDPVLAPRPLVVLRKVAPTPERYPRRPGVPARRPLAVDPPGL; this is encoded by the coding sequence GTGTCCGTCGGCCGGATCCTCCAGTCCGGCGGGGCTTCCGTGGGGATCACGCTTTCCTCCCAGCAGTCGGACATCCTCGCTCGATATGTCGAGTTGGTTCTGGATTGGCGGGCCCGCGCGAACCTCACCGGAGTTCGAACCCAGGAGGAGGGAGCGCGCGTGCTCGTCCTCGACGCGTTCGGCTGTCTCGTCGCGCTCCCGCAGCGGGGCTCGATCGTGGATCTTGGGAGCGGAGCCGGAACACCTGGGATTCCGATAGCCGTGGCGCGCCCAGATGTCTGCGTCGTGCTCGTCGAGGCGTCCAGGAAGAAGGCGGGGTTTCTCGAGGTCGTCCTCCGCGAGCTCGAGCTGGCAAACGCGGAGGTGCTTCAGACACGCGCTGAAACCTTGGGCCGCTCTCCCGCCCACCGGGGGCGTCACGACGCCGTCACCGCGCGTGCGCTCGCCAGTATCCCGGTGCTGGCGGAGTATGCGCTCCCCCTGCTTCGGATCGGCGGCGTGGCGGTTTTTCTCAAAGGGAGCGGTGCCGCAGTCCAGGCGCGACGCGCCGCGGGGGCGGTGGCGATTTTGGGGGGAGAGGTCCAGGCCGAAGACCCGGTGCTCGCTCCTCGTCCTCTCGTGGTTCTACGGAAGGTCGCGCCCACCCCAGAGCGCTATCCTCGCCGTCCCGGGGTGCCGGCCAGGCGTCCGCTGGCGGTTGATCCTCCCGGCCTGTAG